A single region of the Brachypodium distachyon strain Bd21 chromosome 3, Brachypodium_distachyon_v3.0, whole genome shotgun sequence genome encodes:
- the LOC100834825 gene encoding beta-glucosidase 2 isoform X2 — translation MGVTAFFYILLSLWVQDAAAIIDFTRCDFAQDFVFGAGTSAYQYEGAVAEDGRSPSDWDTFTHSGKMPDKSTGDIAADGYHKYKEDIKLIYETGLEAYRFSISWSRLIPNGRGAVNPKGLDYYNNIIDELVKRGIQTHITLHHIDLPQILEDEYGGWLSPRIIEDFTAYADVCFREFGDRVKYWTTVNEPNIGAIASYSIGHLPPGRCSDPFGITKCTVGNSSTEPYIAVHTTLLAHASVFKLYREKYKAEQKGVIGINIYSYWSYPFTNSTVDLEATQRSKDFMFGWILEPLVSGDYPEVMKNIVGSRLPSFTMVFETSMETCQFLTEGVPTNVPSDPDGLHLVLEYLKETYGNPPLYVHENGMGSPKDSLNDTYRVDCLSSYMGSTLDAIRNGVNVRGYFTWAFMDLFELRAGYQSKYGLYRVDFDDMRRPRQARLSARWYSGFLKKNGSSLLISRTQEDLTRNTVS, via the exons ATGGGTGTTACTGCCTTCTTCTACATCTTGCTGTCCCTCTGGGTTCAAGATGCAGCTGCCATTATTGACTTCACAAGATGTGATTTTGCACAAGACTTCGTATTTGGAGCTGGAACCTCAGCATACCAG TACGAGGGTGCTGTTGCTGAGGATGGAAGGAGCCCAAGCGATTGGGACACTTTCACTCATTCAG GTAAAATGCCAGACAAAAGCACAGGAGATATTGCTGCAGATGGGTACCATAAATACAAG GAGGATATAAAGCTTATATATGAGACAGGCCTAGAGGCCTATAGGTTCTCCATCTCCTGGTCAAGGCTTATTCCAA ATGGACGTGGGGCTGTCAATCCCAAAGGGCTAGACTACTACAACAACATCATAGATGAACTTGTCAAACGTG GCATTCAAACACATATCACACTTCACCATATAGATCTCCCTCAAATTCTTGAAGACGAGTATGGTGGATGGTTAAGCCCCAGAATTAT CGAAGATTTCACAGCTTATGCGGATGTTTGCTTCAGAGAGTTCGGAGATAGGGTCAAATATTGGACTACAGTGAATGAGCCAAACATTGGTGCAATTGCCTCTTACAGCATCGGTCATTTACCACCTGGCAGATGCTCAGATCCATTTGGAATAACAAAGTGCACAGTGGGCAACTCCAGCACCGAACCATACATAGCAGTTCATACTACCCTATTGGCTCATGCATCAGTTTTCAAACTGTacagagaaaaatataaa GCTGAGCAAAAAGGAGTCATCGGCATAAATATCTACTCCTATTGGAGTTATCCATTCACAAATTCCACTGTGGATTTAGAAGCAACTCAAAGATCTAAGGATTTCATGTTTGGCTG GATACTGGAGCCTTTGGTGTCTGGGGACTATCCTGAAGTAATGAAGAATATTGTTGGCTCTCGCCTTCCATCCTTCACAATG GTGTTCGAGACTTCTATGGAGACATGTCAATTTCTTACAGAG GGTGTCCCAACAAATGTTCCAAGTGATCCCGATGGGTTGCATCTAGTACTGGAGTACCTGAAAGAAACCTACGGGAACCCTCCTCTTTATGTCCACGAGAATG GCATGGGATCTCCCAAGGACAGCCTCAATGACACTTACAGGGTCGATTGCCTGAGCAGCTACATGGGAAGCACACTAGATGCTATAAG GAATGGGGTTAATGTGAGAGGCTACTTCACCTGGGCATTCATGGACCTGTTCGAACTCCGGGCAGGATATCAGTCCAAGTATGGCCTGTACCGCGTAGATTTCGACGACATGAGGCGACCGCGGCAAGCCAGGCTCTCTGCTCGCTGGTACTCTGGCTTCCTGAAGAAGAACGGATCCTCTCTTCTAATATCAAGAACACAGGAGGACCTGACGCGGAACACCGTGTCGTAA
- the LOC100834825 gene encoding beta-glucosidase 2 isoform X1, translated as MGVTAFFYILLSLWVQDAAAIIDFTRCDFAQDFVFGAGTSAYQYEGAVAEDGRSPSDWDTFTHSGKMPDKSTGDIAADGYHKYKEDIKLIYETGLEAYRFSISWSRLIPNGRGAVNPKGLDYYNNIIDELVKRGIQTHITLHHIDLPQILEDEYGGWLSPRIIEDFTAYADVCFREFGDRVKYWTTVNEPNIGAIASYSIGHLPPGRCSDPFGITKCTVGNSSTEPYIAVHTTLLAHASVFKLYREKYKAEQKGVIGINIYSYWSYPFTNSTVDLEATQRSKDFMFGWILEPLVSGDYPEVMKNIVGSRLPSFTMVQSGLVKDSFDFFGINHYYSFYVSDRPMETGVRDFYGDMSISYRASRTDPPAGQGVPTNVPSDPDGLHLVLEYLKETYGNPPLYVHENGMGSPKDSLNDTYRVDCLSSYMGSTLDAIRNGVNVRGYFTWAFMDLFELRAGYQSKYGLYRVDFDDMRRPRQARLSARWYSGFLKKNGSSLLISRTQEDLTRNTVS; from the exons ATGGGTGTTACTGCCTTCTTCTACATCTTGCTGTCCCTCTGGGTTCAAGATGCAGCTGCCATTATTGACTTCACAAGATGTGATTTTGCACAAGACTTCGTATTTGGAGCTGGAACCTCAGCATACCAG TACGAGGGTGCTGTTGCTGAGGATGGAAGGAGCCCAAGCGATTGGGACACTTTCACTCATTCAG GTAAAATGCCAGACAAAAGCACAGGAGATATTGCTGCAGATGGGTACCATAAATACAAG GAGGATATAAAGCTTATATATGAGACAGGCCTAGAGGCCTATAGGTTCTCCATCTCCTGGTCAAGGCTTATTCCAA ATGGACGTGGGGCTGTCAATCCCAAAGGGCTAGACTACTACAACAACATCATAGATGAACTTGTCAAACGTG GCATTCAAACACATATCACACTTCACCATATAGATCTCCCTCAAATTCTTGAAGACGAGTATGGTGGATGGTTAAGCCCCAGAATTAT CGAAGATTTCACAGCTTATGCGGATGTTTGCTTCAGAGAGTTCGGAGATAGGGTCAAATATTGGACTACAGTGAATGAGCCAAACATTGGTGCAATTGCCTCTTACAGCATCGGTCATTTACCACCTGGCAGATGCTCAGATCCATTTGGAATAACAAAGTGCACAGTGGGCAACTCCAGCACCGAACCATACATAGCAGTTCATACTACCCTATTGGCTCATGCATCAGTTTTCAAACTGTacagagaaaaatataaa GCTGAGCAAAAAGGAGTCATCGGCATAAATATCTACTCCTATTGGAGTTATCCATTCACAAATTCCACTGTGGATTTAGAAGCAACTCAAAGATCTAAGGATTTCATGTTTGGCTG GATACTGGAGCCTTTGGTGTCTGGGGACTATCCTGAAGTAATGAAGAATATTGTTGGCTCTCGCCTTCCATCCTTCACAATGGTTCAGTCTGGATTAGTCAAGGattcttttgatttttttggaATAAATCACTACTATTCTTTCTATGTGAGTGACCGGCCTATGGAAACAGGTGTTCGAGACTTCTATGGAGACATGTCAATTTCTTACAGAG CTTCTAGGACAGATCCGCCAGCTGGTCAG GGTGTCCCAACAAATGTTCCAAGTGATCCCGATGGGTTGCATCTAGTACTGGAGTACCTGAAAGAAACCTACGGGAACCCTCCTCTTTATGTCCACGAGAATG GCATGGGATCTCCCAAGGACAGCCTCAATGACACTTACAGGGTCGATTGCCTGAGCAGCTACATGGGAAGCACACTAGATGCTATAAG GAATGGGGTTAATGTGAGAGGCTACTTCACCTGGGCATTCATGGACCTGTTCGAACTCCGGGCAGGATATCAGTCCAAGTATGGCCTGTACCGCGTAGATTTCGACGACATGAGGCGACCGCGGCAAGCCAGGCTCTCTGCTCGCTGGTACTCTGGCTTCCTGAAGAAGAACGGATCCTCTCTTCTAATATCAAGAACACAGGAGGACCTGACGCGGAACACCGTGTCGTAA
- the LOC100826251 gene encoding pentatricopeptide repeat-containing protein At5g06540 has translation MRSTCRIASRWPLAPVHRRLRGLVAAAISSTAPSHGCPLHAELARRGAPAAASLVLYSRIRAVTTPTPFTFSLLLAALASSSFTTSSTGSACLAAPVAHAQALKCGALAHSVVTNSLLKLYCTLGLLPHARRVFDSGAALDVASWNTMVSGYGKSGDLAAAREVFGRMPGRNLVSWSAMIDALVHAEEFGEALSVFDQMMREGFKPDVVVLVSMLKACAHLGAVKRGRWAHQYLETEGFAGRQRNVMVETALVDMYCKCGCMEEAWCVFDGVRYRDVVLWNSMIGGLAMNGHGDRALELFQRMLQEGFVPNQSTFAGALCACTHTGHVDEGREIFKSMWHHGIEPQREHYGCLADLLGRAGRVGEAEAVLLDMPMEPHASQWGALMLSCQMHNDITVGERVGKRLIELEPHHGGRYAILFNLYAVNGLWDDARAIRQMMVEKGAKKDAGLSLVE, from the coding sequence ATGCGCAGCACATGTCGGATAGCATCGAGGTGGCCGCTCGCACCCgtgcaccgccgcctccgcgggCTCGTTGCCGCTGCCATCTCCTCCACAGCGCCCTCTCACGGCTGCCCGCTCCATGCCGAGCTCGCGCGCCGCGGCGCCCCCGCGGCCGCCTCCCTTGTCCTCTACTCCCGCATTCGCGCCGTCACCACGCCCACCCCTTTcaccttctccctcctcctcgctgcccTCGCCTCGTCCTCTttcaccacctcctccaccggcagcGCTTGCCTCGCCGCGCCCGTCGCGCACGCGCAGGCGCTCAAGTGCGGCGCGCTGGCGCACTCCGTCGTCACCAACTCCCTCCTCAAGCTCTACTGCACCCTTGGCCTCCTCCCCCACGCGCGCAGGGTGTTCGACTCGGGTGCCGCTCTGGACGTGGCCTCGTGGAACACGATGGTGTCCGGGTACGGAAAGAGCGGTGACCTGGCGGCAGCGCGGGAGGTGTTCGGCAGAATGCCGGGGCGGAATCTGGTATCTTGGAGCGCGATGATCGACGCGCTTGTGCATGCCGAGGAGTTTGGAGAGGCATTGTCGGTGTTTGATCAGATGATGAGGGAGGGTTTCAAGCCGGATGTGGTAGTGCTGGTGAGCATGCTCAAGGCGTGTGCGCATCTTGGTGCGGTCAAGAGGGGTCGATGGGCCCATCAGTATCTGGAAACGGAGGGGTTTGCGGGGAGGCAAAGGAATGTCATGGTTGAGACGGCGCTGGTGGACATGTACTGCAAGTGTGGGTGCATGGAGGAGGCCTGGTGTGTTTTTGACGGTGTTCGCTACCGTGACGTTGTGCTGTGGAATTCAATGATCGGAGGGCTTGCAATGAATGGTCATGGTGACCGTGCACTTGAGCTGTTCCAAAGGATGCTCCAGGAAGGTTTTGTGCCAAATCAGTCTACGTTTGCTGGTGCTTTGTGCGCGTGCACCCACACAGGCCATGTGGATGAAGGGAGAGAGATTTTCAAGTCAATGTGGCACCATGGGATCGAGCCACAGAGGGAGCACTATGGGTGCCTTGCTGATCTCCTTGGGCGTGCTGGGCGCGTAGGCGAAGCTGAGGCTGTATTGCTGGATATGCCAATGGAGCCACATGCCTCACAATGGGGTGCGCTGATGTTGTCATGCCAGATGCACAATGATATTACTGTCGGAGAACGTGTAGGGAAGCGGCTCATTGAGCTAGAGCCACACCATGGTGGACGTTATGCCATTCTGTTCAATCTGTATGCAGTCAATGGTCTATGGGATGATGCAAGAGCAATTCGGCAGATGATGGTGGAGAAGGGAGCCAAGAAAGATGCGGGCTTGAGCCTCGTGGAGTGA